The following coding sequences are from one Mytilus trossulus isolate FHL-02 chromosome 8, PNRI_Mtr1.1.1.hap1, whole genome shotgun sequence window:
- the LOC134727963 gene encoding uncharacterized protein LOC134727963 — protein MYVAKDAVTCNESLTSDLRDDQFSASSVYSTDYNASSAKFEKGGWVAGENNVHQYLQIDLEGLWEITSIKTQDVDQWYWHTTQAFRIFHSKDGLIWTAYNTYLSDEILGETFNRQDKVTKIQFNPTIKTRFIAFNPVEYRWSPSMRVELYGCKRNDVASNNISTIIGTNIEYDTVWIPSQSPVIIDRHISIRPLVTLTIQAGVSVIFTSSEAGIDVYGTLRVNGIEAVETIFTSSFPVTSKKEQWKGISHQPGGNISFCNAVIRQATTGIQGDSIGIHLSHSIIYACDTGIQLSGGTQSNATSKHEISVSKFAILHTRSVHNTYGIRLHGNEQRPHIYIDQSEFSFNDKHGLVIENWNDASSTDTVLHLYNSKLNDNYKSGLFSSSAYTKLILSLVIHNSFFSKNGENGLYIHSRYYEPSAIFDISYSDFVENGYNGVEYTEQNNELFCKYPDKPC, from the exons ATGCAGTTACCTGCAATGAGTCACTGACTTCTGATCTGAGGGATGACCAGTTTTCTGCCTCCTCTGTATACAGCACTGATTATAATGCAAGCtctgcaaaatttgaaaaag GAGGCTGGGTTGCTGGTGAAAATAATGTCCACCAGTATTTACAGATTGATTTAGAAGGACTCTGGGAAATAACAAGTATTAAGACACAGGATGTTGACCAATGGTACTGGCACACCACTCAAGCATTCAG aATATTTCACAGCAAAGATGGATTAATATGGACTGCATACAATACGTACCTGTCAGATGAAATACTTGGCGAGACATTCAACAGACAGGACAAGGTCACAAAGATTCAGTTTAATCCGACGATAAAG ACTCGATTTATCGCATTTAACCCTGTTGAATACAGATGGAGCCCGTCAATGCGAGTGGAACTATATGGATGTAAAAGAAATGATGTGGCATCCAACAATATTTCAACAATAATAGGAACTAATATCGAg TATGACACAGTTTGGATTCCTAGTCAAAGTCCAGTTATAATAGATCGACATATTagtattagaccgttggttacATTGACGATACAGGCAGGCGTGTCTGTCATCTTCACGTCATCAGAAGCTGGCATTGACGTTTATG GAACACTAAGAGTGAATGGAATAGAAGCTGTTGAAACCATTTTTACATCCTCGTTTCCTGTTACATCAAAGAAAGAACAGTGGAAAGGTATTTCCCATCAACCTGGAG gCAACATTAGTTTTTGTAATGCTGTCATCCGACAGGCAACCACTGGTATCCAAGGAGACAGTATTGGAATACATTTAAGTCACAGTATCATCTATGCTTGTGATACAGGAATACAACTATCTGGAGGAACACAAAGTAACGCTACAAGTAAACACGAAATATCTGTTTCTAAATTTGCGATATTGCACACAAGAAGTGTTCACAACACATACGGCATCCGTTTACACGGTAATGAGCAAAGGCCACATATCTACATAGATCAGTCGGAATTCAGTTTCAACGACAAGCACGGTTTGGTTATCGAAAATTGGAATGATGCGTCATCCACTGACACAGTATTACATCTTTATAATTCTAAATTAAATGACAATTATAAAAGCGGTCTTTTTTCTTCTAGTGCATATACAAAACTTATACTTTCCCTTGTGATACACAATTCGTTTTTTTCTAAGAATGGAGAAAATGGCTTGTATATACATAGCAGATATTATGAGCCATCAGCAATCTTTGATATATCATATTCCGATTTTGTAGAAAATGGATACAATGGCGTAGAATACAC AGAACAAAATAACGAATTGTTCTGTAAATACCCTGATAAACCTTGCTGA